The window GACCCTCCGACGTTCCTGCGCCCACGGCATCTGCGGCTCCGACGCCATGCGCATCAACGGCCGCAACCGCCTGGCCTGCAAGGTCCTGGTGCGGGAAGCCCTCGCCGAAGGGCGCGGGGTGATCACCGTCCAGCCTCTGCCCGGCCTCCCGGTGATCAAGGACCTGGTCGTCGACATGGAGCCCTTCTTCGCCAAATACCGGATGATCATGCCGTATCTCGTCAACAACGATCCGCCGCCGGAGCGGGAGCGCCTGCAGACGCCGGAGGAGCGCGAGCGCTACGATGACACCACCAAGTGCATCCTGTGCGCGGCGTGCACCACGTCCTGTCCGTCCTTCTGGGCCAACCGGGAATACATCGGGCCGGCGGCCATCGTCCAGGCCCACCGTTTCATCTTCGACAGC is drawn from Thermoflexus hugenholtzii and contains these coding sequences:
- a CDS encoding succinate dehydrogenase iron-sulfur subunit, with translation MKVRLRIQRFNPEKDRKPWWGEYEVEAEPVDRVLDALHYVKWYIDGTLTLRRSCAHGICGSDAMRINGRNRLACKVLVREALAEGRGVITVQPLPGLPVIKDLVVDMEPFFAKYRMIMPYLVNNDPPPERERLQTPEERERYDDTTKCILCAACTTSCPSFWANREYIGPAAIVQAHRFIFDSRDQAAAERLRILNEWFGVWRCRTIFNCVEACPRGIQITRAIEEVKQAILTGRLD